The genomic stretch CCAGGGGTGTCGGGCAGCGGTTGCAGCAGGCTTCGCTCGTGAATGATCGCTTGCACCATACATCGGCTATCTCACTCAGGCACTAACTGCTGCACTCGCTCGGGCTCGTCACCCAGCCAAGCGGGATTTTGTGCCGTGGCGTCACCGTCTTCTTTGGATACCCGCTCCTCTGCTGCCGAGAACGCGTGCGCGGGTGTCCATGCGGGTGTTCATTATGGCCCGATTTGGGCTACATCGGATCGCGGAAAATACTTCACAGCTGAGAACTTTTTGCCGGTATTGCGAATGATGGCGAGCCCCGTGCAGGCTGCAGGATGAGGTACTGACCAGAAAGGAGGACCTTTAGCAATGAATCGAAGACATGCCATGACCGTCCTTGGGGTAATGGGAGCCGCGGCAGTTACCCGCGCGCAATCAAGTGAAATGCCTTATCGGAGGCTGGGGAAGACCGGGGAAAGAGTTTCCGTCATCGGTCTTGGCGGTCATCACATCGGACGGCCGAAAGACGAGAATGAAGGTATTAAAATCATCAGGACTGCCCTGGATCGCGGCATGAACTTCCTCGACAACTGCTGGGATTATCACAGCGGCGGGAGCGAGATCCGGATGGGGAAAGCATTGCGAGATGGGTACCGCCAGAAGGCATTCCTAATGAGCAAGTTTGACGGCCGCACAAAGCAAGCGGCTGCAAGCCAAATCGATGAATCACTTAAGCGGCTTCAAACGGACCACTTGGATTTGATCCAGTATCATGAAAACATCCGGATGGAGGACCCCGATCGATTCTTCGCTCCTGGCGGCGCACTTGAAGCGGTGCTGGAGGCCAGGAAGGCCGGGAAGGTCCGCTATATCGGATTTACAGGACACAAGGACCCGCTGGTGCACTTGCGCATGCTCGACATCGCTGCCGCACACCGGTTCCACTTCGATACCTGTCA from Clostridia bacterium encodes the following:
- a CDS encoding aldo/keto reductase, which produces MGAAAVTRAQSSEMPYRRLGKTGERVSVIGLGGHHIGRPKDENEGIKIIRTALDRGMNFLDNCWDYHSGGSEIRMGKALRDGYRQKAFLMSKFDGRTKQAAASQIDESLKRLQTDHLDLIQYHENIRMEDPDRFFAPGGALEAVLEARKAGKVRYIGFTGHKDPLVHLRMLDIAAAHRFHFDTCQLPLNVMDAHFRSFAKQVVPRLTTEGTAVLGMKPMGDGMILKSGVVSPIECLHYALNLPTSVVITGCESMDRLDQAFAAVRTFKPMSEAQLSSLLAKTKEAAMSGTYELFKTTSRFDGTAHNPHWLG